In Nostocoides sp. HKS02, the DNA window TCGCCGACGGGGACCGAGAGGACCTCGCCGGTGCGCTTGACCTCCTGCCCCTCCTCGATGTTGGAGAAGTCACCGAGGATGACGACGCCGATGTCGTGGACGTCGAGGTTGAGCGCCAGGCCCAACGTGCCGTCCTCGAACTCGAGCAGCTCGTTGGTCATGCACGAGGGCAGGCCCTCGACGTGGGCGATGCCGTCACCGGCATCGGTGACGCGGCCGACCTCTTCGCGGGAGGCCGCGCCGGGCTCGTAGGACTGAACGAAGTTGTCCAGCGCGTCCCGGATCTCCTCCGGACGGATCGAAAGCTCCGTCATGTGATCTCTTCTCCCTTGAACGGTGCAGGTGCCGGTCCCTGGTGGGGCCGAAGTCTCTGGTGGGTGATGCGTGTGGAGTTGTCTGCCGGGCGGGCCGGCCGTGCGGTGGTCAGCCGGCGATGTGCCTGCGCGCCTCGTCGAGGCGTCGCACGATGGTGCCGTCGACGACCTCGTCGCCGACCCTGACCCGGATGCCGCCGAGCACCGCGGGGTCGACGGCCACCTGGAGCAGGACCGCCCTGCCGTAGATGGACTGCAGCGCCCTCGACAGCCGGTCGCGCTGGGCGTCGTCGAGGTCGGTCGCCGCGGTGACCACGGCGGTCAGCTGCTCGCGACGCTTCGCCGCGAGGGCGAGGTAGCGCTCGAGCGTGCGGTCGAGCTTGCGGCCGCGCGGTGCGAGCACCGCCTGGCGCGCCAGTCGCACCGTCTCGGGCGCGGTGCGGCCCTCGAGCAGCTGGCTGACGACGCCGGCCTTCGCCTCGGCGTCGCCCTGACGGTTGGTCAGTCGGTCACGCAGCTCGGGGCTGCCAGCGACGATCCGATCGAAGCGGAACAGCTCATCCTCGACCCGGTCCATGTGGCCCTGCTGCTCGGCTCCGGCCAGGATCGCCTCGACCCCGAGCTGCTCGACCGTGTCGGCGAGGTCGCGCTCGGTGGCCCAACGCTGGCCGACCAGGGTCTTGACCACGACGAGGGACTCAGCCGAGACCTTGCCGGTGAGGAGCTGCTCGGCGAGGGACTGCTTCTCGGCGGCCTCACGTGACGGGTCACCGAGCGCGCGACGCAGCGTGGCGTTGCCGTCGACGAGGTCGGCCACGGCCAACAGCTCGTCACCCAGCCTCGCGCGGTCCGCACCGCTGGCGAGCGCGGCCTCGAGGGCCGTGCTCCCGGCGATCACGGCCGCCCGCGACGAACCACGCATCAGGCGTCCTCCCCGACCTTCTCGGGGCGGATCTCCCCCGCCTCGAGCTCGGCCAGGAACCGGTCGACGATGCCCTTCTGACGGGCCTCCTCGTGCAGCGACTCGCCCACGATGCGGCTGGCGAGGTCGGTGGACAGGCGACCGACCTCGGCGCGCAGCGAGACGATGGCCTGCTGGCGCTCGGCCTCGATCTGCTTGTGCGCCGCCTCGGTGATGCGACCGGCCTCGTTCTGGGCGTGGCCGCGCATCTCCGCGACGATGGTCGCCCCCTGCTCGCGCGCCTCCTCGCGAATGCGCGCCGCCTCCGCACGGGCCTCGGTCAGCTGCGCCTGGTACTGCTCGAGAGCAGCCTGGGCCTGCTGCTGGGCCTCCTCTGCCTGCTGCATCCCGCCCTCGATGGCGGACGTGCGGTCGGCATAGGCCTTCTCGAGGTTCGGGACGACCTTCTTGGCGATGATCCACAGGAAGATCGCGAAGATGACGAGTCCGAAGACCAGCTCACCCATCAGGGGCAGGATGGGAGAGCGCTCACCTGCCGAGTCGGCCGCTGCCAGACTCACGACCTGCGTGATGCCGGTGTAGTGCTGCACGGGGTTCTCCTAGTGCTGTCGAGCGTGGTAGAGCCAGGGTGGGGCTGAAGGTCCGCCGATTTACTTGAAGACGAACGCGAGCACCAGACCGAAGATGGCCAGCGCCTCGGCGAGGGCGAAGCCGAGGATGGCGATGCCCTGGAGGACGCCGCGGGCCTCAGGCTGACGCGCCACACCGTTGATGTACGCCGCGAAGATCAGGCCGATGCCGACACCGGGGCCGATCGCAGACAGGCCGTAACCGAGGATGGCGATGTTGCCAGTCATGTTGTCCTCTTTCGATTTTCTGTGATCCGGGACGAGTCTTCGTCACCGGAAGTTGGGGTGTGTATTCAGTTGTGGGTCACGCGGTCCAGCACCGAGCCACGCGGCTCGGACGTTTTCAGTGCTCGTCGGCCAGGGAGCCGGCGATGTAGGTCGCTGCGAGCAGGGTGAAGATGTAGGCCTGCAGGAACTCGATCAGGGCCTCGAAGGCGGTCAGGATCGCGCCCATGAGGTAGGAGCCGGCGCCGGCGACCTTCAGCCCGAGGCTGCCGTGGATGACCATGTACTCGCCGCCGGTGATGAACAGCAGCAACAGCATGTGGCCGGCGAACATGTTGCCGAAGAGTCGCAGCGCGAGGGTCAGCGGGCGGGTGACGAAGTACGTCAGCAGCTCGAGCGGGATGATCAGCACGTAGATCGGCTTGGGCAGGTCCGGCGGGATCATGTGCTTGAAGTGGCCGCCCAGGCCGTTCTTGCGGATGCCGACCGCGTGGTAGATCACGAAGACGAAGAGCGTGAGGGCGATCGGGAACCCGATGCGGCTCATCGTGGGGTACTGGACCGGCGGGATCACGCCGAACAGGTTGTTGACCAGGATGAGGGTGAACAGCGAGAACAGCAGGGGCACGAACTTGAGGAAGTCGTGGCTGCCGATGATGTCGCGGGCCAGGCCGTTGCGCACCACGTTGTAGAGGCTCTCGGTGACCCACTGGCCCTTGCTCGGGACGACCGCCGCTTTGCGGGTGGTCGCGATCAGGAACCACGAGATCAGGACCACCGACAGGGCGAGGACCACCATGGGGCGCGTGATCGCCCAGTCGCCGTGGCCGATCAGGGGCTGGTAGAACTCAGACGGCGTGGGCGACTGGAAGCCCTGTCCGTCGCCGCCGGCGGCGGCCAGGTTGACGGCACCCGTCACGTTCAGACTCACAGGTTCTCCTCGAGCTTTGCGTTCGAATCAGTCCACTGACCGCGGGGGGCCACGAAGGCGGGCCCGGACCCGGCATACGAAAGGGGTGTCTGACCAGCGGAAGTCATTGCGTACCGTACCGGAACCACACGAGGTACAGCGACAGGGCCATCCCACCCACGATGCCCACCGCGACCAGCCACGACGTGCCCAGCCAGGTGTCGAGTCCCCAGCCCAGCGCCCCGAACATCACAGGTCCCGTGATGAGGTACGACACGACGTTCCACATGCGCGCCTCGTCGCGTCGGTCGTGCCCGGCGTCGGCCCGCTCGAGCGGCGTCTGCCGACCGTGCGGCGACTGCTGCGGGCGCGGTGTGGTCACGAGGAGCTCCTGTGGTCATGTGGCCGAGCCCCCCATCCTGCCCGGTTTCGGCCGGTGCGTCGAAGGCAGGCTTACGGGAGCGGACGTAGGCGATCACCTGGAACACCTGCCACACCAGGGCGACCGCGAGCGCAGCCGCACCGAACGCGGTCCCGTCGAGCCACGTGGCGTCCTTCAGGGCGACGATGACGACGAGCAGGAAGATCAGCTGTCCGAGGAAGACGGCCAGGGCACTGGCGAGGAAGCGAAGCGGGTCCGCCGCGCTGTCGAGCTTGCGCATGACCAAGAGCCCGAGGGCGAAGAACGCGATCGCGATAGCGAACCCGAGCCCGGCCCCCAAGGCGGCCCGTCCCCCCGCCACGACCGCGGCGATGACC includes these proteins:
- the atpB gene encoding F0F1 ATP synthase subunit A; this translates as MSLNVTGAVNLAAAGGDGQGFQSPTPSEFYQPLIGHGDWAITRPMVVLALSVVLISWFLIATTRKAAVVPSKGQWVTESLYNVVRNGLARDIIGSHDFLKFVPLLFSLFTLILVNNLFGVIPPVQYPTMSRIGFPIALTLFVFVIYHAVGIRKNGLGGHFKHMIPPDLPKPIYVLIIPLELLTYFVTRPLTLALRLFGNMFAGHMLLLLFITGGEYMVIHGSLGLKVAGAGSYLMGAILTAFEALIEFLQAYIFTLLAATYIAGSLADEH
- the atpE gene encoding ATP synthase F0 subunit C; translated protein: MTGNIAILGYGLSAIGPGVGIGLIFAAYINGVARQPEARGVLQGIAILGFALAEALAIFGLVLAFVFK
- a CDS encoding F0F1 ATP synthase subunit delta produces the protein MRGSSRAAVIAGSTALEAALASGADRARLGDELLAVADLVDGNATLRRALGDPSREAAEKQSLAEQLLTGKVSAESLVVVKTLVGQRWATERDLADTVEQLGVEAILAGAEQQGHMDRVEDELFRFDRIVAGSPELRDRLTNRQGDAEAKAGVVSQLLEGRTAPETVRLARQAVLAPRGRKLDRTLERYLALAAKRREQLTAVVTAATDLDDAQRDRLSRALQSIYGRAVLLQVAVDPAVLGGIRVRVGDEVVDGTIVRRLDEARRHIAG
- a CDS encoding F0F1 ATP synthase subunit B produces the protein MQHYTGITQVVSLAAADSAGERSPILPLMGELVFGLVIFAIFLWIIAKKVVPNLEKAYADRTSAIEGGMQQAEEAQQQAQAALEQYQAQLTEARAEAARIREEAREQGATIVAEMRGHAQNEAGRITEAAHKQIEAERQQAIVSLRAEVGRLSTDLASRIVGESLHEEARQKGIVDRFLAELEAGEIRPEKVGEDA
- a CDS encoding AtpZ/AtpI family protein, producing the protein MTTPRPQQSPHGRQTPLERADAGHDRRDEARMWNVVSYLITGPVMFGALGWGLDTWLGTSWLVAVGIVGGMALSLYLVWFRYGTQ